A single window of Cheilinus undulatus linkage group 12, ASM1832078v1, whole genome shotgun sequence DNA harbors:
- the camlg gene encoding calcium signal-modulating cyclophilin ligand, whose protein sequence is MEPGEANEEKSASLSAAQRRAEIRRRKLLMNSEDRMNRIVGFTKNEPENNAATSRRPTEPRFHLDLDRTEPWSSSSSSPKPSPFLPEVSGAGSRSHSATPERRGSPLLGCGEPHMSSLEDDIGGLRQRPRGERASDDLSNSPRRGLQKYLSRFDDAMKLRGQLANEKPTQDGGSDSEEFDPFRVFRLVGSILLAVFVRVFVCKYLSIFAPFLTLELAYMGLSKYFPKVEKKAQTTVLTAALLLSGIPAEVINRSMDTYRRMGDVFADLCVYFFTFILSHEILLLIGSETP, encoded by the exons ATGGAGCCTGGAGAGGCTAACGAGGAGAAGTCAGCGTCTCTGTCAGCGGCgcagaggagagcagagatCCGGAGGAGAAAGCTGCTGATGAATTCAGAGGACCGTATGAACAGGATAGTGGGCTTCACCAAAAACGAGCCTGAAAATAACG CTGCAACGTCTCGGCGTCCCACAGAACCCCGTTTCCACCTGGATCTCGACAGGACAGAGCCCTGgtcctcatcctcatcctccccGAAACCATCTCCCTTCCTGCCAGAAGTTTCAGGGGCCGGCAGCCGTTCCCACAGCGCCACTCCAGAGAGAAGGGGCTCCCCCCTGCTGGGCTGCGGCGAGCCGCACATGAGCTCCTTGGAAGACGACATTGGCGGGCTCCGACAGAGACCAAGGGGGGAGCGGGCATCAGACGACCTCAGCAACTCCCCTCGTCGAGGCCTTCAAAAGTACCTGTCTCGTTTTGATGATGCTATGAAACTGAGGGGTCAGTTGGCCAATGAGAAGCCGACCCAGGATGGGGGGTCTGACTCTGAGGAGTTTGATCCTTTCAGAGTCTTCAGGCTCGTTGGCAGCATCCTCCTTGCCgtttttgtcagagtttttgtCTGCAAGTATCTG tcaatATTTGCTCCATTCCTGACCCTTGAACTGGCCTACATGGGGTTATCCAAATACTTTCCAAAG gtggagaagaaggcTCAGACCACAGTGCTGACCGCTGCCCTGCTGCTGTCTGGCATCCCTGCTGAGGTCATAAACCGCTCCATGGACACCTACAGGAGGATGGGAGACGTCTTTGCTGACCTCTGCGTTTACTTCTTCACCTTTATACTATCACATGAGATCCTGCTTCTCATCGGCTCAGAGACTCCCTGA